The genome window TGACGTGTGCCGTAACCCGCGGCGAGTCGTATGGGTGCTCCGGGTGGAAGCGCTTGCCCAGCTTAAGAATTATAGGATCGATTTCAACCGCGTCGACGTGGTCGGCTCCGTTTCTCAGGGCGGCAGCCACATCGTTGCCAGTTCCTGCTCCAACAATCAGTACGTCCTTTGATCGTGGTGCCAGTTTGAAGGGCAAATCGTAACTTGCTGTGGCGCTTCGGTTCGGTTCCAGGTCGGGATGGCGGGCGAGGAAGTCTTTCGACAGATTCAGAATCTTCTGATGGTAATCGTAGTTAACGCTGAGTATGTCATATGCCGGTGCGGTGTCGCCGGACGGAACTTCACCGGGAGTCAGCAGAATGTGGTAATACGGCGACCAATACTCCTTTACGTGCGGTCGGAACGAAGTGGCGGTGAGGACTACCGTAAATGTCAGTAATCCCATCGCAACATAAGACTTCGGTAGCAGGGGTAACAGGAGAAGAAAACCGATCATTAACCAGACCCACGGCGGGCTACCCAGGAACGAAACAAGTGTGAACAGCGCGATTCCCGCGAAGCTTCCGAAGAGATTGATCGCGTATGCGCGAAGTGGGCGAGGCTCTTCGGCCATGTACTGACCGACCATCCCACCTAAAGGTACAAAGAAGCGTACGACGAGATAGAGGAAGGCCCCGACGAATACAAAGTACGAAACGGTGCCCATAACACCGCCCTCGAAGTAGTTGTTCCAGATGCCGTAGTCATTGTTTGGCAGCCCAAAGTGATTTCTGCCCGTCTGCGTGCAGATCCAGATCATCAGGAAGAAGAACGTGGCCAGACCCGCGAAAGGACGCCTGAGGCGCTCGGTACGACTACCGAGAATCATTCCCATCCCGATTCCGAGGAAAGTGGCGATTAAAGGAAGATTCTTCAGGTACGCGAAAGTCCTGATTTCGGTCGAAAGATAGCGAATGACCAGGAGCTCGAAATAGAGGGCCAAGAAACTGGCCAGAAACAACCGCCGGCCGAGTTCAGCGCGGTGGGCGGAGGAACTCGCAAGTGAGGCGCCTGCGGAAGGTGTTTCAAGCTGGGTCGAACCCATCTTCACCTCTCACAAAATCATGAGATTTCTTTCTGGGCCAGTTCGACGGGGGAGAGCTACCAAACCAGTTCTGAGGAGAGTCACATTTTCTGTGGCAATTGTCTAGTTTATTACATCGTTAGTTCTGTTCTCCTGCTCGTCTGCGTCTCCCTATTGACAAGACAAAGAACAAGTCAACTCCGCACCAACCAATTCCAATGAACCGTCTGAGTATCTGCGCGACCGGGGTCCGAAAATCGAAATTGTCGAAAGTGTAGTGAAAGATGACGACGAGAATGATCGCTACTCCTCGAAGGCCATCCAATTCGGGTATTCGCCTATTCACGGCTCCGTGAAACCTCGTCTCTGTTCCGGGTGCTAGCTGCTCAGCCAGTCAGACCGCCACGGCTCGAATACTTGTCCCTAATATTCTAATTGTCCTTCAGAATGAACTCAGTAACGGTTACATCATCGAAAACCCCAATTGGCCTACTCGAGTAGGAACCGGATGTGTGCTCAGCAACCCAGCGGATTGTGCCCTTCGAACCGATATAGGTCAGCAGTAGAAATCGTCGTCGCTCAGGAACACTAGTTTGCAGGAATGAGTCTACTTGACGCTTCGTTTCCGAAGTGACTGATCTGGGTAAGGGAACTACTCGCGACGAAACATGGTAATAGCTTAAGGGAGCAAACGCGGGGTCGTGGTATGGATCCTGCGGCATTCGTCTGAAGTTGGATTCGGCAAAATCACTACAGATCAACAACGGAGCACCGTCCCGGTGGGCAGTTGCATCGGCTACACCCAGGGCCTCCTTCCAACTGTAGAAGTGCGGAGCATGCGTTGTGAACTTGTAGGGTGAAATGCCCGCGAACAGAAATAAAAGACAGGCAAGCAAGCGGAAGATTTTCGAATCGATTCTGTTGAACAGGTAACCACAGCACAGCGCAACGCCCGGCACAGCCATCAGAGTGTAACGGTACACAAAGACGTTCAGGCTCGTCCATCTACTGACCGCAAAAAGGATCCCCAGAGGAATGGCACATAACATCAGACAAATTGTCCCGGTTGAAAAGAGGGATTTGTCTTCGTTCACCGCGACATGTCCACCCGCCGCGATTATAAGAAACAGAGACACAAAGCTCAGGAATGGAAGACCATTAAGGACGTAAGCGATTTGGAATACGCGGGGCTTCGGCGCGAAGACGATTTGCCCGATTTGTCCACCCGCGTGAAATAGGTCGACGATTGCTGGCAGGACTGGAATCGTTAGTAAAATAAGAACGACCCCTGCGATAGATAACTGTTTCCTAAATAGATTGGCGTCGCTCGGCTTCGCGGTGATAGCCAGCAGAACCGCCAATGGCAGTGTCATCAGTACAAACAGGTAGTGGAAGTAGAAGAGTCCGGCAATGAAAACCCCCAGCCACACGGCATAGCGAAGCTGGTTTGTACGTGTCCATTGCAGCAACACAAGAACACAAAGCGAGAGGTCCAGCACTGCGAATGCATATGGTCTTGCGTCGCTGGCCGCGTTAACAACGATCGGGTTGAGGCAGAAACTGATCGTCGCAAAGAGCGCAGCATCGTGATCAAAGAAGAACCGTGCTATTCGGAAGATTACTAGTGCGGCTCCCAACATTGCCAAGATCGAAGGAATCCTGAGTGTAACCTCAGCGATGCCGAAAACCTGCGACCAAGCCCAAAGAATGTAGTTGTACGCGGGAAATAACACCCCCCGCCTCGCCCAAACCTGCGCCGCCCCAGCGCTAATCTGCCAATACGTGGCGGTTTCATCTAACCATAAGGGAGCGGCAATTGAGGTGAACCAGACGAGGATCGAAACAGCAACCGCCGGCATGTAAAGTGCGTCGGTTGCATTCTTCAAATGACGCGAACGGCCTGCGAGGCGTGGTTTTGCAGCAGTAGGAACCGGCATAGAGGTGAGGTGAAAGTCACGTTAGCACGAATCCTCCGCTAGGAACCACTCTGATCAATCGTCCCTCAGTTCGGACGATTGAACTCTACCGGGCCTGAGTGCCCAACTATCTAGCGTTTTGTTCACGCATACGGGGGTTGAGGAAGGAGTCCCAGTTGCCGCCGAGGAGTTCGAGCGCGTAGTACCAGCCCGGTATAAAAGTTGCCCAGAGAATGGGTACCCTGTGGCGTGGTTCGAAGGCGACGATGAAGTAATAGCTGACGGGAAACAGGACGAGCCACATCAGGAGGTAAGTACAGGCCGGCCGGTTTGTATTCCAGAGCTTCCAAAGTCCTCCGAAGCTCAAAGCCGTGAGTATCCAGGTCATGATGAGTCCGGGGGGGATGCTTGTCAGGGACTGGCCGGGATCCCAGGGGAACCAAAAGGCGGCAAAGCGTTCCGCGGATAAAGTTGCGAATCGGACTGGGTTGCGGCGAAGCCAGGTAAGGAATTCCTGGAGTCTCTGGTGGTTGTACTCGATTTCGCCGAGCGCGCGGACGCGTTGTGCCTGCTCAAGGCTTTGGGTTGGATGATTCCTGGCGTAGCATCCATCGGCCAGGTTCGTGTGCAAGGAGTAGCTTGCGCAGGAATTGTTGGCCGTCGCCAACTCGAGTCCGAGATTGCCACGAATGAAAACGAACTTGTGGAACACCGCGTAGTTTCGAACGAGCCACGGAGTCACCATGAATATGGGAATGAGGGCGAGGGCGATAAGGGCGCGGGTTGAGATTCGCCGGTAGGAGCGAATCCACAACAGCCAAAACGGCAAAATGATTATGACGACGGGGGTAAACAGGAGGAGGAGTCCCCAGAGAAGGCTCATGGCCCAAATCTGTCGATTGCCTACGGGCGCGCCTTTGTCCTTCAAGCTACTCAGGGCAAGCAGGATCAGCATGAGGCCGACGTAATTGACTTCCCATAGGGGAGAGGCGAAGTCGCCGGTGAGGAAAACAAGCGCAGCGAGGAGGCCGGCGATGGGCGGGAGTCCGAGCCGAATTGCGAGATAGGGTAAGAGTGCCAATTGCAGGGCAAATACAAGGGCTGTCAGCCAGGCAAGTACCGAGGCGCCCAGAGGGCCATCGCCAAATACTCTGAAAATGGAGGCGACGACGAACGGGAAACCGGGGGCGAGGTGGGCCGAGGGTCCAGTTTCGAGGGCTTGAAACGGGCTGGAAAACTTACCCTCGCGTGACAAATGCTCGGCGACTTCGAGCGCTTCGAAGCCGGAGTGTTGGAGATTGGGCTGGCTCTTCTGACCCTGGACATTCCGGGCGACGGAGTCTGGACGAAGGCTGAAGAGCGTTGCGAAGAAAACGAGGACAACAACCAGGAGAAGATCGTACCTGCGCAATATGAGAGAAAGTTTCAAGGTAGTGAGGTGGATCAAAGATACCGGAAGCCGGACTCGATTGCCAAAGAATGTGGTGGATGAGTGGAATTGGCCCGTGCAGCCGGGTACGACGCAAGAGCAAACATGATTGCGTTTCGCGTCAGTTTGTGGTGATACTGCGATTGTGAATTCCAGGTCGGATCATCGGATCAGATCGGTGTTGAAGCGCATACTCGCGGTGTCGTTGGTAGTAGGCAGCATTGTTCTACTTGGGGTGGGTCTCCGAAGCGAGTCGGGAGCGCCGTATAACCGGGACTTCATTGCGTACTGGACTGCGGGTCAACTGCTGGTTCATCACCAGAATCCTTATTCGGATTCGGGGGTGCTAGCTCTGGAGCGGGAGTCCGGCTATCGGCTGGCAGTACCCTTGATTATGCGTAATCCGCCTTGGGCGCTACCGCTAGTCGTGCCGCTTGGGTACGTCAGTGCGTACGTCGGCGTGCTGGGATGGATACTGGCGATTGTGGCATCGATTGTGGTGGCGGTGCGCCTGCTCAAAGTTGTCAATGGGAATCCGGATTCGCAGGACCATTTACTTGCCTATTGGTTCGCCCCGGTTTTGGCATGCGTTACGCTTGCGCAAACCTCCCCGTTTGCCTGTCTGGGGCTGGTGCTGTTTTTGTACTGGAGAAACGACCGGCCATTTGCCGCAGGATTAGCTGCTTCCATCATGCTGATCAAGCCGCACCTGTTCGTTCTGTTCTTCCTGGTGATGCTAATTGAGACTGTGGCTACAAGAAGCTATCGCCGGATTTATGGGATCCTGACCGGGTTCATCCTCGCCATCTCTGTTCCACTGGCTTACGACCATTCGGTATTGTCCCAATATTTCATTCGGAGCCGGGTTTCCCAAATCGGGGAAGAGTTTATCCCCTCATTGCCGGGGCTGTTGAGGATGATGATCGCTCGACAGGCTTTCTGGGTCCAGTTTGTGCCGATCGCAATCGCGTCGGTTTGGGCGGTTTGGTACTACCAGCGACACAGGGGCCACTGGGAATGGAATCGCGAAGGACTTATGCTCGTCCTGGTATCGGTTTGGGCGGCGCCTTATAGTTTATTGGTTGACGAGGTTGTCCTGCTGCCGGCAGTTGTGGCCGCCATCTACTTCACTGGCGGGGACGGACGACCGAACAAGGCAACGATTACGGTCTTCTTCATCTTGAATGGGATCGCGTTTGTGCTGCTATTCGCGCAGGTCTCGATTATGTCGGGTGCTTACATCTGGACCAGCACAGCGTGGGTCGGGTGGTATCTGTATGCAACCAGGCCCACCGCACGCTTCGCGGTGGCCCGCAGCAGTTCCTGACCGGTTTTCTCTATCGGACCAACCCCGGGGTTAATAGATTCGTCCTACCATCTGTCGTCGCTGAAGCGACTCGAGTGCGCTCCGGAGTTCGTTCCCCCGCAGTGACGCGCGGGCTATTTCCTCGAAGCCCTTTCAGGATTGAGGCCCGAAGTCATGCGGCGGAGCGGCACAGGTAGGTGGGGCTCTTGACGGTAGAA of Terriglobia bacterium contains these proteins:
- a CDS encoding methyltransferase domain-containing protein, producing MGSTQLETPSAGASLASSSAHRAELGRRLFLASFLALYFELLVIRYLSTEIRTFAYLKNLPLIATFLGIGMGMILGSRTERLRRPFAGLATFFFLMIWICTQTGRNHFGLPNNDYGIWNNYFEGGVMGTVSYFVFVGAFLYLVVRFFVPLGGMVGQYMAEEPRPLRAYAINLFGSFAGIALFTLVSFLGSPPWVWLMIGFLLLLPLLPKSYVAMGLLTFTVVLTATSFRPHVKEYWSPYYHILLTPGEVPSGDTAPAYDILSVNYDYHQKILNLSKDFLARHPDLEPNRSATASYDLPFKLAPRSKDVLIVGAGTGNDVAAALRNGADHVDAVEIDPIILKLGKRFHPEHPYDSPRVTAHVNDARAFFKQTRHKYDLILFGYLDSHTMFSSFSSLRLDNYVYTKESFEEARALLKPGGSLILAFASGESNVTLRIFRTLEAAFGTKPRAYDTGYDSSGVVFVEGAAQESNVAGYREITKWADQWNFGIASDSWPFLYLPKHRIPWPVWSVLVLVLIASFIAVRKLVSMQGGVTGMNVHFFLLGAGFLLLETKGVTELSLLFGSTWAVNSVVIAAFLCMALLSNLLVMKWRILVPVAYAALILTAMLTTIFPYAELNSLSLGIRMLVAGAITAVPVFFSGIVFSRSLSESTNANQALGVNLIGAIFGGALESTVMIGGTGILGPIAILLYIGSAVPLVITKSHNAAVTSAVGTH
- a CDS encoding glycosyltransferase family 87 protein, with translation MLKRILAVSLVVGSIVLLGVGLRSESGAPYNRDFIAYWTAGQLLVHHQNPYSDSGVLALERESGYRLAVPLIMRNPPWALPLVVPLGYVSAYVGVLGWILAIVASIVVAVRLLKVVNGNPDSQDHLLAYWFAPVLACVTLAQTSPFACLGLVLFLYWRNDRPFAAGLAASIMLIKPHLFVLFFLVMLIETVATRSYRRIYGILTGFILAISVPLAYDHSVLSQYFIRSRVSQIGEEFIPSLPGLLRMMIARQAFWVQFVPIAIASVWAVWYYQRHRGHWEWNREGLMLVLVSVWAAPYSLLVDEVVLLPAVVAAIYFTGGDGRPNKATITVFFILNGIAFVLLFAQVSIMSGAYIWTSTAWVGWYLYATRPTARFAVARSSS
- a CDS encoding glycosyltransferase family 39 protein; protein product: MKNATDALYMPAVAVSILVWFTSIAAPLWLDETATYWQISAGAAQVWARRGVLFPAYNYILWAWSQVFGIAEVTLRIPSILAMLGAALVIFRIARFFFDHDAALFATISFCLNPIVVNAASDARPYAFAVLDLSLCVLVLLQWTRTNQLRYAVWLGVFIAGLFYFHYLFVLMTLPLAVLLAITAKPSDANLFRKQLSIAGVVLILLTIPVLPAIVDLFHAGGQIGQIVFAPKPRVFQIAYVLNGLPFLSFVSLFLIIAAGGHVAVNEDKSLFSTGTICLMLCAIPLGILFAVSRWTSLNVFVYRYTLMAVPGVALCCGYLFNRIDSKIFRLLACLLFLFAGISPYKFTTHAPHFYSWKEALGVADATAHRDGAPLLICSDFAESNFRRMPQDPYHDPAFAPLSYYHVSSRVVPLPRSVTSETKRQVDSFLQTSVPERRRFLLLTYIGSKGTIRWVAEHTSGSYSSRPIGVFDDVTVTEFILKDN